From a single Tursiops truncatus isolate mTurTru1 chromosome 20, mTurTru1.mat.Y, whole genome shotgun sequence genomic region:
- the GOSR2 gene encoding Golgi SNAP receptor complex member 2 isoform X1, with translation MEPLYQQTHKQVHEIQSHMGRLETADKQSLHLVENEIQASIDQVFSHLERLEILSSKEPPNKRQNAKLRVDQLKYDVQHLQTALRNFQHQRYAKEQQERQREELLSRTFTTNDSDTTIPMDESLQFNSSLQKIHHGMDDLIGGGHSILEGLRAQRLTMKGTQKKILDIANMLGLSNTVMRLIEKRAFQDKYFMIGGMLVTCVVMFLVVQYLT, from the exons ATGGAGCCGCTGTACCAGCAAACGCACAA GCAGGTCCACGAGATCCAGTCTCACATGGGACGCCTGGAGACGGCCGACAAGCAGTCTCTGCACT TAGTAGAAAACGAAATCCAAGCAAGCATAGACCAGGTATTCAGCCATCTAGAGCGTCTGGAGATCTTGTCCAGCAAGGAGCCTCCTAACAAAAGACAGAATGCCAAACT TCGTGTGGACCAGTTAAAGTATGATGTCCAGCACCTGCAGACTGCTCTCCGAAACTTCCAGCATCAGCGATACGCAAAGGAGCAGCAGGAAAGACAGCGAGAAGAGCTTCTGTCCCGCACCTTCACCACTAAT GACTCCGACACCACCATACCAATGGATGAATCACTGCAGTTCAACTCCTCCCTCCAGAAAATTCACCACGGCATGGATGACCTCATTGGAGGCGGGCACAGTATTCTGGAGGGACTGAGGGCCCAGAGACTGACCATGAAG gggacccagaagaagaTCCTCGACATTGCCAATATGCTCGGCTTGTCCAACACAGTGATGCGGCTCATCGAGAAGCGAGCTTTCCAGGACAAGTACTTCATGATCGGTGGGATGCTGGTCACCTGTGTGGTCATGTTCCTTGTGGTGCAGTACCTGACCTGA
- the GOSR2 gene encoding Golgi SNAP receptor complex member 2 isoform X3: MGRLETADKQSLHLVENEIQASIDQVFSHLERLEILSSKEPPNKRQNAKLRVDQLKYDVQHLQTALRNFQHQRYAKEQQERQREELLSRTFTTNDSDTTIPMDESLQFNSSLQKIHHGMDDLIGGGHSILEGLRAQRLTMKGTQKKILDIANMLGLSNTVMRLIEKRAFQDKYFMIGGMLVTCVVMFLVVQYLT; encoded by the exons ATGGGACGCCTGGAGACGGCCGACAAGCAGTCTCTGCACT TAGTAGAAAACGAAATCCAAGCAAGCATAGACCAGGTATTCAGCCATCTAGAGCGTCTGGAGATCTTGTCCAGCAAGGAGCCTCCTAACAAAAGACAGAATGCCAAACT TCGTGTGGACCAGTTAAAGTATGATGTCCAGCACCTGCAGACTGCTCTCCGAAACTTCCAGCATCAGCGATACGCAAAGGAGCAGCAGGAAAGACAGCGAGAAGAGCTTCTGTCCCGCACCTTCACCACTAAT GACTCCGACACCACCATACCAATGGATGAATCACTGCAGTTCAACTCCTCCCTCCAGAAAATTCACCACGGCATGGATGACCTCATTGGAGGCGGGCACAGTATTCTGGAGGGACTGAGGGCCCAGAGACTGACCATGAAG gggacccagaagaagaTCCTCGACATTGCCAATATGCTCGGCTTGTCCAACACAGTGATGCGGCTCATCGAGAAGCGAGCTTTCCAGGACAAGTACTTCATGATCGGTGGGATGCTGGTCACCTGTGTGGTCATGTTCCTTGTGGTGCAGTACCTGACCTGA
- the GOSR2 gene encoding Golgi SNAP receptor complex member 2 isoform X4, with protein sequence MGRLETADKQSLHLENEIQASIDQVFSHLERLEILSSKEPPNKRQNAKLRVDQLKYDVQHLQTALRNFQHQRYAKEQQERQREELLSRTFTTNDSDTTIPMDESLQFNSSLQKIHHGMDDLIGGGHSILEGLRAQRLTMKGTQKKILDIANMLGLSNTVMRLIEKRAFQDKYFMIGGMLVTCVVMFLVVQYLT encoded by the exons ATGGGACGCCTGGAGACGGCCGACAAGCAGTCTCTGCACT TAGAAAACGAAATCCAAGCAAGCATAGACCAGGTATTCAGCCATCTAGAGCGTCTGGAGATCTTGTCCAGCAAGGAGCCTCCTAACAAAAGACAGAATGCCAAACT TCGTGTGGACCAGTTAAAGTATGATGTCCAGCACCTGCAGACTGCTCTCCGAAACTTCCAGCATCAGCGATACGCAAAGGAGCAGCAGGAAAGACAGCGAGAAGAGCTTCTGTCCCGCACCTTCACCACTAAT GACTCCGACACCACCATACCAATGGATGAATCACTGCAGTTCAACTCCTCCCTCCAGAAAATTCACCACGGCATGGATGACCTCATTGGAGGCGGGCACAGTATTCTGGAGGGACTGAGGGCCCAGAGACTGACCATGAAG gggacccagaagaagaTCCTCGACATTGCCAATATGCTCGGCTTGTCCAACACAGTGATGCGGCTCATCGAGAAGCGAGCTTTCCAGGACAAGTACTTCATGATCGGTGGGATGCTGGTCACCTGTGTGGTCATGTTCCTTGTGGTGCAGTACCTGACCTGA
- the GOSR2 gene encoding Golgi SNAP receptor complex member 2 isoform X2, which produces MEPLYQQTHKQVHEIQSHMGRLETADKQSLHLENEIQASIDQVFSHLERLEILSSKEPPNKRQNAKLRVDQLKYDVQHLQTALRNFQHQRYAKEQQERQREELLSRTFTTNDSDTTIPMDESLQFNSSLQKIHHGMDDLIGGGHSILEGLRAQRLTMKGTQKKILDIANMLGLSNTVMRLIEKRAFQDKYFMIGGMLVTCVVMFLVVQYLT; this is translated from the exons ATGGAGCCGCTGTACCAGCAAACGCACAA GCAGGTCCACGAGATCCAGTCTCACATGGGACGCCTGGAGACGGCCGACAAGCAGTCTCTGCACT TAGAAAACGAAATCCAAGCAAGCATAGACCAGGTATTCAGCCATCTAGAGCGTCTGGAGATCTTGTCCAGCAAGGAGCCTCCTAACAAAAGACAGAATGCCAAACT TCGTGTGGACCAGTTAAAGTATGATGTCCAGCACCTGCAGACTGCTCTCCGAAACTTCCAGCATCAGCGATACGCAAAGGAGCAGCAGGAAAGACAGCGAGAAGAGCTTCTGTCCCGCACCTTCACCACTAAT GACTCCGACACCACCATACCAATGGATGAATCACTGCAGTTCAACTCCTCCCTCCAGAAAATTCACCACGGCATGGATGACCTCATTGGAGGCGGGCACAGTATTCTGGAGGGACTGAGGGCCCAGAGACTGACCATGAAG gggacccagaagaagaTCCTCGACATTGCCAATATGCTCGGCTTGTCCAACACAGTGATGCGGCTCATCGAGAAGCGAGCTTTCCAGGACAAGTACTTCATGATCGGTGGGATGCTGGTCACCTGTGTGGTCATGTTCCTTGTGGTGCAGTACCTGACCTGA